A window of the Lactuca sativa cultivar Salinas chromosome 5, Lsat_Salinas_v11, whole genome shotgun sequence genome harbors these coding sequences:
- the LOC128134204 gene encoding uncharacterized protein LOC128134204, producing the protein MSPKSKQEDEDLKVKRYLIKETSRTNVTPAKARRIRQHQENLRRAQSNVTPTQSTTSSVREEPENQLMQPSNPEPLESSVVAVPATSSLCNLERFLETVTPSVPLQHLSKRTMRGWRTSDVEYQPYFVLGDLWESFKEWSAYSAGVPLILNEANCVIQYYVPYLSGIQIYVDPLKSLINSRQLTEDIDDNLFTDSSSDGSSDYEQEKGSLHYLREKSNNHHPKNDILHRMDHLSMNDENNVVQEDFSSDDSDFATTQSCLIFEYMEHSQPLGREPLCDKILDLAQRFPELKSLRSCDLLPSSWLSVAWYPIYRIPMGPTLKDLDACFLTFHSLHTPTTGNECEHPPVVRHFSGTGVVSLPAFGLASYKFKAPLWVPNELKRLECPDGLFTILYVFVTYIEVLVLKRLECPYHVMCQ; encoded by the exons ATGTCTCCAAAATCAAAGCAGGAAGATGAGGACCTTAAGGTGAAGCGATATCTAATTAAGGAAACATCTAGAACGAATGTTACTCCGGCGAAAGCGAGAAGGATTCGTCAGCATCAAGAGAACCTCCGTAGAGCTCAAAGTAACGTTACTCCGACCCAATCTACGACATCTTCTGTCAGGGAGGAGCCGGAGAATCAACTCATGCAGCCATCAAATCCGGAGCCGTTGGAATCCTCAGTGGTGGCGGTGCCGGCAACATCATCGTTGTGTAATCTTGAACGGTTTTTGGAAACTGTTACGCCTTCTGTTCCTCTTCAACATCTCTCCAAG AGAACTATGAGAGGATGGAGGACAAGTGATGTGGAATATCAACCATACTttgttcttggtgatttgtggGAATCTTTCAAGGAGTGGAGTGCTTATAGTGCCGGAGTTCCTTTAATATTGAATGAAGCTAATTGTGTGATCCAATATTATGTGCCTTATTTATCTGGAATTCAAATATATGTAGACCCTTTGAAGTCTTTAATAAATTCCAG GCAACTAACTGAGGATATTGATGATAACTTATTTACGGATTCAAGTAGTGATGGGAGCAGTGATTATGAACAGGAAAAGGGTTCTTTACATTATCTAAGGGAGAAGAGTAATAATCATCACCCAAAGAATGACATTCTTCACCGAATGGATCATTTGTCAATGAATGATGAGAACAATGTAGTTCAAGAAGACTTTTCTAGTGATGATAGTGATTTTGCCACCACTCAAAGTTGCTTGATATTTGagtacatggaacatagtcagcCTTTGGGCAGAGAACCTTTGTGTGATAAG ATACTTGATCTTGCACAACGCTTCCCTGAATTGAAAAGTCTAAGAAGTTGTGACTTGCTGCCATCTAGTTGGCTTTCTGTCGCTTG GTACCCAATATACAGAATTCCCATGGGGCCTACCTTGAAAGATCTTGATGCTTGTTTTCTAACTTTTCATTCCCTTCACACTCCTACTACAG gCAATGAATGTGAGCATCCACCTGTTGTAAGGCATTTCAGTGGGACGGGTGTGGTCTCATTACCAGCATTTGGTCTTGCTTCATACAAATTCAAGGCACCACTGTGGGTTCCCAATGAATTGAAAAGACTAGAATGCCCTGATGGACTATTCACTATTCTATATGTGTTTGTTACTTACATAGAAGTACTAGTGTTGAAAAGACTAGAATGCCCTTATCATGTGATGTGTCAATAA